A genomic segment from Tachypleus tridentatus isolate NWPU-2018 unplaced genomic scaffold, ASM421037v1 Hic_cluster_2, whole genome shotgun sequence encodes:
- the LOC143242996 gene encoding uncharacterized protein LOC143242996, with protein MLEYPIPLVTAAVGVPLLFISLSVIIWKCNSCGCEAVKSANTEDHTNKDDRTKIKYSLVPQKDEDQTVIRNEKRKCKSVKEKRAKKVQNFHLPKRERKANVFTNRKDIQNSNVSNEITNIITSLEGSHTKYFIPTQPHKYQPIISYISETLLTERKEVPSHCRRNKKFKKYKSKRPLYFKELRDLFHERKSSDSECSDD; from the exons atgtTAGAATATCCGATTCCATTGGTAACTGCTGCAGTAGGAGTACCACTATTGTTCATTTCTTTAAG tgtcattatttggaagtgCAATTCTTGTGGATGTGAAGCAGTAAAATCAGCTAACACAGAAgaccatacaaataaagatgacagaacaaaaattaaatattcacttgtaccaCAAAAAGATGAAGATCAGACTGTTATTAGAAAcgagaagagaaaatgtaaaagtgtaaaagagaagCGGGCCAAAAAAGTCCAGAATTTTCATCTTCCTAaa agagaaagaaaggcGAATGTTTTTACTAACAGGAAGGACATCCAAAATAGTAATGTctcaaatgaaataacaaacattatcacgagtcttgaaggatcacatacaaaatattttataccaacacAGCCTCATAAATATCAAccaataatttcatatatatcagaaactctgttaactgaaaggaaggaggtaccttcacattgtagacgtaacaaaaaatttaagaaatataaatcaaagagACCTCTTTACTTCAAAGAACTGCGAGATTTGTTTCATGAAAGGAAATCATCGGATTCAGAGTGTTCCGACGACTAG